The Populus alba chromosome 6, ASM523922v2, whole genome shotgun sequence genome contains a region encoding:
- the LOC118053150 gene encoding uncharacterized protein isoform X1: MSPAAAVDIRSPVISKHPSSFQNPNSNPIENNHRHSVKAPVFGSASEIDMNENGSQIGLGRARPRLVKVRRRLHGRNRGAAPGELGGSGSGFNPFKRDDSCSSDSYLNGNSNVSNVGFVFGANGSVKSGRLDLDLNSRVELDFKEKEFGGSVGQLREKEPTLDSKMEAGEFGNVGFVFGANGNNVEVKFVSEKRQLNECGVNACEAENEKVRNADDSESYDDRSELGSGLNTNEGDSSGNGVKLGSDDVSFVSDATHDGTCTNMGVSGSGFVFGPSLFDGKLNSNEGQRESGESSGDSAIADTGKMKVRHEAELYKVKGNGKGIFVSPSSSKKSSFLNESVVTNCPVEVKSSGETFLNCSTSMDQNGNLNSSVNDKCTFASFANSSNVASASSMNPIFNLPDDIKKLNINEFQNVHGTDDKNSSAKDDSSFVFRSSKMVSASSNGSSGGDKFESSDKNRSCNTASTSIGISSSGLFTFQAGCAKNSFEAQLSQDQVNDDTQLNGAAAQTSLSSGGFDSQVNNVVSEATTMAGVDKENNESSSTNTLGGLGMPFTDFKTPWDPSCFKTSLFPELNKKLEFTANSRSKKGKRSQMRIRLKQDSLGKQEQEQEQDHVQNERSAQENLNTPSSYSPMDFSPYEETTAEKFSEETFVTSNDSNHQENNRASSILHSTEIAGLRESGGLDTNKDDGKPREKMNPENSDSGSERCFMGDYISKEFVFGAEMPCSGFNFVQVSSMDAGAAEDTHGLKTESSHQVQFSFASGSRDLDGRKFSFSASSSEQISSSAPKRQFRKKYRRKNPCEPYVVTPNPNVCKVNYFSVQTLPQATTFSYIAFDIVQGQEEDLSTPQRKVGNKSEINELAKQGSISSTDSVQEACEMWRARGNRAYQNGDMSKAEDFYTSGINSIPSSEMSGCCLKPLVICYSNRAAARMSLGNMREALRDCIKASGLDPNFLKVQMRAANCHLQLGEVEDALHYFSKCLESGAGVCLDRRTTIEAADGLQKAQKVAECTNRSAKLLEERTYDAAVKALDAIGEALSISPYSERLLEMKAEFLFMLQKYKEVIQLCEQTLCAAEKHFASIGADGQFVDTGCSESENCSFARVWRWHLISKSNFYLGKLEVALDLLEKLEQMGSISYKYANANRILESSVTLAVTVRDLLRHKSAGNEAVRSGRYAEAVEHYTAALSNNVESRPFSAICFGNRAAAHQALGQIADAIADCSLAVALDGNYSKAVSRRAALHEMIRDYGQAASDLQRLVSVLENLSDEKVRQSSKPARSTSRTKELRQARQHLSLMEEEAKKGIQLDLYRILGVKDSDTAADIKKAYRKAALKHHPDKAGQFLARSESGHDRQLWKEIVQEVHADADRLFKMIGEAYAVLSDPSKRSEYDLDEEIRKESKENNGSSHRRTYTRSNSNERNDYRRHWQDNWKTNSYYRP; the protein is encoded by the exons ATGTCACCGGCTGCGGCCGTCGATATCAGGTCACCCGTCATCTCCAAACATCCTTCCTCTTTCCAAAACCCTAATTCCAATCCAATCGAAAATAACCACCGCCATAGTGTAAAGGCTCCGGTTTTTGGTAGCGCAAGTGAAATCGATATGAATGAGAACGGGTCGCAAATCGGGTTGGGTCGGGCGCGGCCGAGGTTGGTGAAGGTGAGGAGGCGGTTACATGGGAGGAACAGAGGAGCGGCTCCAGGTGAGTTGGGCGGGTCCGGGTCGGGTTTTAACCCGTTTAAACGTGATGATTCTTGTAGCAGTGATAGTTATTTAAATGGCAATAGTAATGTGTCCAATGTGGGTTTTGTGTTTGGTGCAAATGGGAGTGTAAAAAGTGGGAGGTTAGATTTGGATTTGAATTCTCGAGTGGAATtggattttaaagaaaaagaatttggtGGAAGTGTGGGGCAATTGAGAGAAAAGGAGCCAACTTTGGATTCAAAAATGGAGGCTGGGGAGTTTGGTAACGTGGGTTTTGTGTTTGGTGCTAATGGGAATAATGTCGAGGTGAAATTTGTTTCAGAGAAGAGACAATTGAATGAGTGTGGTGTGAATGCATGCGAAGCAGAGAATGAAAAGGTCAGGAATGCTGATGACAGCGAGTCTTATGATGACAGGAGTGAATTAGGATCGGGTTTGAATACCAATGAGGGAGATTCTAGTGGGAATGGTGTGAAGTTGGGTTCTGATGATGTCAGTTTTGTGTCTGATGCTACTCATGATGGAACTTGTACAAACATGGGGGTTTCTGGTTCAGGTTTTGTGTTTGGTCCAAGTTTGTTTGATGGAAAGTTAAATTCGAACGAGGGACAGAGAGAATCAGGTGAAAGTTCTGGAGATTCAGCCATTGCTGATACTGGGAAGATGAAGGTAAGGCATGAGGCCGAGCTTTATAAAGTGAAAGGCAATGGTAAGGGGATTTTTGTGTCACCTAGCAGCAGCAAGAAAAGTTCCTTTCTCAATGAAAGTGTGGTTACAAATTGCCCTGTTGAGGTCAAGTCAAGTGGCgaaacttttttaaattgcaGTACTTCAATGGATCAAAATGGTAATCTGAATTCTAGTGTAAATGATAAGTGTACGTTTGCTTCATTTGCAAATAGTAGTAATGTAGCTAGTGCTTCTAGCATGAACCCAATATTTAATCTCCCAGATGATATTAAGAAACTTAATATTAATGAGTTTCAGAACGTTCATGGAACTGACGATAAGAATTCATCTGCTAAAGATGATTCTTCATTTGTATTCAGAAGCAGTAAAATGGTTTCTGCCTCTTCTAATGGAAGTTCTGGTGGTGATAAATTTGAATCCAGTGACAAAAACAGAAGTTGTAATACCGCTAGCACTTCTATTGGAATTTCAAGTTCGGGATTATTTACATTTCAGGCAGGATGTGCAAAAAACTCTTTTGAGGCCCAATTATCTCAAGATCAAGTGAATGATGATACACAACTCAATGGAGCTGCTGCTCAAACTTCATTGTCATCGGGTGGTTTTGACTCCCAAGTAAATAATGTAGTTTCTGAAGCAACAACTATGGCTGGAGTTGATAAGGAAAATAATGAAAGTAGTTCTACAAACACACTGGGTGGATTAGGGATGCCCTTCACAGACTTCAAAACTCCATGGGATCCTTCTTGTTTTAAAACAAGTCTATTTCCTGAATTAAATAAGAAACTGGAATTTACTGCAAATAGCAGATCAAAGAAGGGCAAAAGATCACAAATGAGGATACGGTTGAAGCAAGATTCCTTAGGCAagcaagagcaagagcaagagcaagatcatGTACAAAATGAAAGGAGTGCCCAAGAAAATCTAAATACCCCTAGCAGTTACTCACCCATGGATTTTTCCCCTTATGAGGAAACTACAGCTGAGAAATTTTCTGAAGAAACTTTTGTGACATCAAATGATTCCAACCATCAAGAAAATAATCGCGCGTCCTCTATCTTGCATTCAACCGAGATTGCTGGTCTCAGAGAGAGTGGAGGATTAGATACTAATAAAGATGATGGGAAACCTAGAGAGAAGATGAACCCGGAGAATTCTGATTCTGGTTCTGAAAGATGTTTCATGGGTGATTACATCTCTAAAGAGTTTGTTTTTGGAGCTGAAATGCCCTGCTCTGGTTTCAACTTTGTGCAGGTCAGTAGCATGGATGCTGGCGCTGCTGAAGATACACATGGATTAAAGACAGAAAGCAGCCATCAAGTGCAATTTTCCTTTGCTTCAGGATCAAGAGACCTAGATGGGAGgaaattttccttttctgcttCATCCTCTGAACAAATTAGTTCATCAGCACCAAAGCGTCAGTTTAGAAAGAAATATCGGAGGAAAAATCCATGTGAACCATACGTTGTTACCCCAAACCCAAATGTATGCAAAGTCAATTATTTTTCTGTCCAAACTCTACCACAGGCCACCACTTTTTCATATATAGCTTTTGACATTGTGCAGGGACAAGAAGAAGATTTATCTACTCCTCAAAGAAAGGTGGGAAATAAATCTGAAATAAATGAATTAGCCAAGCAAGGCTCAATCTCATCCACTGACTCTGTTCAGGAAGCATGCGAGATGTGGCGAGCAAG gGGGAATCGTGCTTATCAAAATGGGGATATGTCTAAAGCCGAGGATTTTTACACAAGTGGGATAAATTCCATTCCTTCTAGTGAGATGTCAGGATGCTGCCTCAAGCCTCTTGTTATTTGCTATAGCAACCGTGCAGCAGCACGAATGTCTCTTGGAAACATGAGGGAAGCTTTAAGAGATTGCATAAAGGCTTCTGGTCTAGATCCCAACTTTTTGAAAGTTCAAATGAGGGCTGCTAA TTGTCATCTTCAGCTGGGAGAAGTTGAGGATGCACTCCACTATTTTAGCAAGTGCTTGGAATCTGGAGCTGGTGTGTGTTTAGATCGAAGAACCACAATAGAAGCTGCTGACGGCTTACAGAAAGCTCAG AAAGTAGCAGAGTGTACAAATCGTTCTGCAAAACTTTTGGAAGAGAGAACATATGATGCAGCAGTTAAAGCTCTAGATGCGATCGGCGAGGCCTTGTCAATTAGCCCCTACTCAGAAAGATTGCTGGAAATGAAAGCGGAATTTCTGTTTATG TTACAGAAGTATAAAGAGGTGATTCAGCTGTGTGAGCAGACTCTTTGTGCCGCTGAAAAACATTTTGCTTCAATAGGTGCGGATGGGCAGTTTGTGGATACTGGCTGTTCTGAAAGTGAAAATTGCTCATTTGCGAGGGTGTGGAGATGGCACTTGATTTCAAAGTCCAACTTTTATCTTGGAAAGCTTGAGGTGGCTCTTGATTTACTTGAGAAATTAGAGCAAATGGGATCCATCAGTTACAA GTATGCAAATGCGAATAGGATATTGGAATCATCTGTTACATTAGCTGTCACCGTGCGCGATCTTTTACGTCATAAG AGTGCAGGGAATGAAGCAGTTCGATCAGGACGGTATGCAGAAGCTGTAGAGCATTATACTGCTGCTTTATCAAACAACGTTGAATCCCGCCCCTTTTCAGCAATTTGTTTTGGAAACCGTGCTGCTGCACACCAAGCATTGGGGCAGATTGCTGATGCCATTGCTGATTGCAGCCTAGCTGTAGCCCTTGATGGAAATTACTCGAAg GCAGTTTCCAGAAGAGCAGCCTTGCATGAGATGATTAGAGACTATGGACAGGCAGCTAGTGACCTTCAAAGACTTGTATCTGTTCTTGAAAATCTATCTGATGAAAAAGTCAGACAGTCCAGCAAACCTGCTAGATCCACCAGTAGGACAAAAGAATTAAGGCAAGCTCGTCAGCATTTGTCATTAATGGAAGAGGAGGCTAAGAAAGGAATCCAATTGGATTTATATCGTATTTT GGGAGTCAAGGATTCTGACACGGCAGCTGATATAAAAAAGGCATACCGCAAAGCAGCTCTTAAACATCACCCAGACAAG GCTGGTCAGTTCCTGGCAAGAAGTGAAAGTGGTCATGACAGGCAGCTCTGGAAGGAAATTGTTCAGGAGGTTCACGCAGATGCTGACAGGCTATTTAAGATGATTGGAGAAGCATATGCAGTACTCTCAGACCCCTCAAAG CGGTCAGAATATGATCTTGACgaggaaattagaaaagaaTCAAAGGAAAACAATGGAAGCAGTCATAGAAGAACATACACGCGCAGCAACTCAAATGAGAGAAATGACTACCGTCGACACTGGCAGGATAACTGGAAGACTAACAGTTATTACCGTCCGTGA
- the LOC118053150 gene encoding uncharacterized protein isoform X2: MSPAAAVDIRSPVISKHPSSFQNPNSNPIENNHRHSVKAPVFGSASEIDMNENGSQIGLGRARPRLVKVRRRLHGRNRGAAPGELGGSGSGFNPFKRDDSCSSDSYLNGNSNVSNVGFVFGANGSVKSGRLDLDLNSRVELDFKEKEFGGSVGQLREKEPTLDSKMEAGEFGNVGFVFGANGNNVEVKFVSEKRQLNECGVNACEAENEKVRNADDSESYDDRSELGSGLNTNEGDSSGNGVKLGSDDVSFVSDATHDGTCTNMGVSGSGFVFGPSLFDGKLNSNEGQRESGESSGDSAIADTGKMKVRHEAELYKVKGNGKGIFVSPSSSKKSSFLNESVVTNCPVEVKSSGETFLNCSTSMDQNGNLNSSVNDKCTFASFANSSNVASASSMNPIFNLPDDIKKLNINEFQNVHGTDDKNSSAKDDSSFVFRSSKMVSASSNGSSGGDKFESSDKNRSCNTASTSIGISSSGLFTFQAGCAKNSFEAQLSQDQVNDDTQLNGAAAQTSLSSGGFDSQVNNVVSEATTMAGVDKENNESSSTNTLGGLGMPFTDFKTPWDPSCFKTSLFPELNKKLEFTANSRSKKGKRSQMRIRLKQDSLGKQEQEQEQDHVQNERSAQENLNTPSSYSPMDFSPYEETTAEKFSEETFVTSNDSNHQENNRASSILHSTEIAGLRESGGLDTNKDDGKPREKMNPENSDSGSERCFMGDYISKEFVFGAEMPCSGFNFVQVSSMDAGAAEDTHGLKTESSHQVQFSFASGSRDLDGRKFSFSASSSEQISSSAPKRQFRKKYRRKNPCEPYVVTPNPNGQEEDLSTPQRKVGNKSEINELAKQGSISSTDSVQEACEMWRARGNRAYQNGDMSKAEDFYTSGINSIPSSEMSGCCLKPLVICYSNRAAARMSLGNMREALRDCIKASGLDPNFLKVQMRAANCHLQLGEVEDALHYFSKCLESGAGVCLDRRTTIEAADGLQKAQKVAECTNRSAKLLEERTYDAAVKALDAIGEALSISPYSERLLEMKAEFLFMLQKYKEVIQLCEQTLCAAEKHFASIGADGQFVDTGCSESENCSFARVWRWHLISKSNFYLGKLEVALDLLEKLEQMGSISYKYANANRILESSVTLAVTVRDLLRHKSAGNEAVRSGRYAEAVEHYTAALSNNVESRPFSAICFGNRAAAHQALGQIADAIADCSLAVALDGNYSKAVSRRAALHEMIRDYGQAASDLQRLVSVLENLSDEKVRQSSKPARSTSRTKELRQARQHLSLMEEEAKKGIQLDLYRILGVKDSDTAADIKKAYRKAALKHHPDKAGQFLARSESGHDRQLWKEIVQEVHADADRLFKMIGEAYAVLSDPSKRSEYDLDEEIRKESKENNGSSHRRTYTRSNSNERNDYRRHWQDNWKTNSYYRP; encoded by the exons ATGTCACCGGCTGCGGCCGTCGATATCAGGTCACCCGTCATCTCCAAACATCCTTCCTCTTTCCAAAACCCTAATTCCAATCCAATCGAAAATAACCACCGCCATAGTGTAAAGGCTCCGGTTTTTGGTAGCGCAAGTGAAATCGATATGAATGAGAACGGGTCGCAAATCGGGTTGGGTCGGGCGCGGCCGAGGTTGGTGAAGGTGAGGAGGCGGTTACATGGGAGGAACAGAGGAGCGGCTCCAGGTGAGTTGGGCGGGTCCGGGTCGGGTTTTAACCCGTTTAAACGTGATGATTCTTGTAGCAGTGATAGTTATTTAAATGGCAATAGTAATGTGTCCAATGTGGGTTTTGTGTTTGGTGCAAATGGGAGTGTAAAAAGTGGGAGGTTAGATTTGGATTTGAATTCTCGAGTGGAATtggattttaaagaaaaagaatttggtGGAAGTGTGGGGCAATTGAGAGAAAAGGAGCCAACTTTGGATTCAAAAATGGAGGCTGGGGAGTTTGGTAACGTGGGTTTTGTGTTTGGTGCTAATGGGAATAATGTCGAGGTGAAATTTGTTTCAGAGAAGAGACAATTGAATGAGTGTGGTGTGAATGCATGCGAAGCAGAGAATGAAAAGGTCAGGAATGCTGATGACAGCGAGTCTTATGATGACAGGAGTGAATTAGGATCGGGTTTGAATACCAATGAGGGAGATTCTAGTGGGAATGGTGTGAAGTTGGGTTCTGATGATGTCAGTTTTGTGTCTGATGCTACTCATGATGGAACTTGTACAAACATGGGGGTTTCTGGTTCAGGTTTTGTGTTTGGTCCAAGTTTGTTTGATGGAAAGTTAAATTCGAACGAGGGACAGAGAGAATCAGGTGAAAGTTCTGGAGATTCAGCCATTGCTGATACTGGGAAGATGAAGGTAAGGCATGAGGCCGAGCTTTATAAAGTGAAAGGCAATGGTAAGGGGATTTTTGTGTCACCTAGCAGCAGCAAGAAAAGTTCCTTTCTCAATGAAAGTGTGGTTACAAATTGCCCTGTTGAGGTCAAGTCAAGTGGCgaaacttttttaaattgcaGTACTTCAATGGATCAAAATGGTAATCTGAATTCTAGTGTAAATGATAAGTGTACGTTTGCTTCATTTGCAAATAGTAGTAATGTAGCTAGTGCTTCTAGCATGAACCCAATATTTAATCTCCCAGATGATATTAAGAAACTTAATATTAATGAGTTTCAGAACGTTCATGGAACTGACGATAAGAATTCATCTGCTAAAGATGATTCTTCATTTGTATTCAGAAGCAGTAAAATGGTTTCTGCCTCTTCTAATGGAAGTTCTGGTGGTGATAAATTTGAATCCAGTGACAAAAACAGAAGTTGTAATACCGCTAGCACTTCTATTGGAATTTCAAGTTCGGGATTATTTACATTTCAGGCAGGATGTGCAAAAAACTCTTTTGAGGCCCAATTATCTCAAGATCAAGTGAATGATGATACACAACTCAATGGAGCTGCTGCTCAAACTTCATTGTCATCGGGTGGTTTTGACTCCCAAGTAAATAATGTAGTTTCTGAAGCAACAACTATGGCTGGAGTTGATAAGGAAAATAATGAAAGTAGTTCTACAAACACACTGGGTGGATTAGGGATGCCCTTCACAGACTTCAAAACTCCATGGGATCCTTCTTGTTTTAAAACAAGTCTATTTCCTGAATTAAATAAGAAACTGGAATTTACTGCAAATAGCAGATCAAAGAAGGGCAAAAGATCACAAATGAGGATACGGTTGAAGCAAGATTCCTTAGGCAagcaagagcaagagcaagagcaagatcatGTACAAAATGAAAGGAGTGCCCAAGAAAATCTAAATACCCCTAGCAGTTACTCACCCATGGATTTTTCCCCTTATGAGGAAACTACAGCTGAGAAATTTTCTGAAGAAACTTTTGTGACATCAAATGATTCCAACCATCAAGAAAATAATCGCGCGTCCTCTATCTTGCATTCAACCGAGATTGCTGGTCTCAGAGAGAGTGGAGGATTAGATACTAATAAAGATGATGGGAAACCTAGAGAGAAGATGAACCCGGAGAATTCTGATTCTGGTTCTGAAAGATGTTTCATGGGTGATTACATCTCTAAAGAGTTTGTTTTTGGAGCTGAAATGCCCTGCTCTGGTTTCAACTTTGTGCAGGTCAGTAGCATGGATGCTGGCGCTGCTGAAGATACACATGGATTAAAGACAGAAAGCAGCCATCAAGTGCAATTTTCCTTTGCTTCAGGATCAAGAGACCTAGATGGGAGgaaattttccttttctgcttCATCCTCTGAACAAATTAGTTCATCAGCACCAAAGCGTCAGTTTAGAAAGAAATATCGGAGGAAAAATCCATGTGAACCATACGTTGTTACCCCAAACCCAAAT GGACAAGAAGAAGATTTATCTACTCCTCAAAGAAAGGTGGGAAATAAATCTGAAATAAATGAATTAGCCAAGCAAGGCTCAATCTCATCCACTGACTCTGTTCAGGAAGCATGCGAGATGTGGCGAGCAAG gGGGAATCGTGCTTATCAAAATGGGGATATGTCTAAAGCCGAGGATTTTTACACAAGTGGGATAAATTCCATTCCTTCTAGTGAGATGTCAGGATGCTGCCTCAAGCCTCTTGTTATTTGCTATAGCAACCGTGCAGCAGCACGAATGTCTCTTGGAAACATGAGGGAAGCTTTAAGAGATTGCATAAAGGCTTCTGGTCTAGATCCCAACTTTTTGAAAGTTCAAATGAGGGCTGCTAA TTGTCATCTTCAGCTGGGAGAAGTTGAGGATGCACTCCACTATTTTAGCAAGTGCTTGGAATCTGGAGCTGGTGTGTGTTTAGATCGAAGAACCACAATAGAAGCTGCTGACGGCTTACAGAAAGCTCAG AAAGTAGCAGAGTGTACAAATCGTTCTGCAAAACTTTTGGAAGAGAGAACATATGATGCAGCAGTTAAAGCTCTAGATGCGATCGGCGAGGCCTTGTCAATTAGCCCCTACTCAGAAAGATTGCTGGAAATGAAAGCGGAATTTCTGTTTATG TTACAGAAGTATAAAGAGGTGATTCAGCTGTGTGAGCAGACTCTTTGTGCCGCTGAAAAACATTTTGCTTCAATAGGTGCGGATGGGCAGTTTGTGGATACTGGCTGTTCTGAAAGTGAAAATTGCTCATTTGCGAGGGTGTGGAGATGGCACTTGATTTCAAAGTCCAACTTTTATCTTGGAAAGCTTGAGGTGGCTCTTGATTTACTTGAGAAATTAGAGCAAATGGGATCCATCAGTTACAA GTATGCAAATGCGAATAGGATATTGGAATCATCTGTTACATTAGCTGTCACCGTGCGCGATCTTTTACGTCATAAG AGTGCAGGGAATGAAGCAGTTCGATCAGGACGGTATGCAGAAGCTGTAGAGCATTATACTGCTGCTTTATCAAACAACGTTGAATCCCGCCCCTTTTCAGCAATTTGTTTTGGAAACCGTGCTGCTGCACACCAAGCATTGGGGCAGATTGCTGATGCCATTGCTGATTGCAGCCTAGCTGTAGCCCTTGATGGAAATTACTCGAAg GCAGTTTCCAGAAGAGCAGCCTTGCATGAGATGATTAGAGACTATGGACAGGCAGCTAGTGACCTTCAAAGACTTGTATCTGTTCTTGAAAATCTATCTGATGAAAAAGTCAGACAGTCCAGCAAACCTGCTAGATCCACCAGTAGGACAAAAGAATTAAGGCAAGCTCGTCAGCATTTGTCATTAATGGAAGAGGAGGCTAAGAAAGGAATCCAATTGGATTTATATCGTATTTT GGGAGTCAAGGATTCTGACACGGCAGCTGATATAAAAAAGGCATACCGCAAAGCAGCTCTTAAACATCACCCAGACAAG GCTGGTCAGTTCCTGGCAAGAAGTGAAAGTGGTCATGACAGGCAGCTCTGGAAGGAAATTGTTCAGGAGGTTCACGCAGATGCTGACAGGCTATTTAAGATGATTGGAGAAGCATATGCAGTACTCTCAGACCCCTCAAAG CGGTCAGAATATGATCTTGACgaggaaattagaaaagaaTCAAAGGAAAACAATGGAAGCAGTCATAGAAGAACATACACGCGCAGCAACTCAAATGAGAGAAATGACTACCGTCGACACTGGCAGGATAACTGGAAGACTAACAGTTATTACCGTCCGTGA
- the LOC118053151 gene encoding uncharacterized protein isoform X1, whose amino-acid sequence MDHKSAEAFHDTDENRTRDEAAESNCSKNDVKDIPRPGPSTPVDNRKVNLVDWRAQELVSPNSPIDENRSGEVNMEASITQDDIIRAGGFGARDDIGSFLPVASDSTDFEATILDARNYEEPQGEIHRPGLGWTEATERK is encoded by the exons ATGGATCACAAGTCGGCTGAGGCTTTCCATG ATACTGATGAAAACAGAACAAGGGATGAAGCAGCCGAATCCAATTGTTCCAAGAATGATGTGAAAGATATTCCAAGACCTGGTCCAAGTACTCCAGTAGATAACAGGAAAGTTAACTTGGTTGATTGGAGAGCGCAGGAACTTGTTTCTCCAAATTCTCCTATAGATGAGAACAGATCTGGGGAAGTAAACATGGAGGCTTCCATAACACAAGATGATATTATACGGGCTGGTGGCTTTGGAGCTAGAGATGATATAGGTAGCTTTCTTCCTGTTGCAAGTGATTCAACCGACTTTGAAGCAACAATCCTTGATGCTAGAAACTATGAAGAGCCTCAGGGAGAAATACACAGACCAGGCCTTGGCTGGACAGAAGCAACGGAAAGGAAGTAG
- the LOC118053151 gene encoding uncharacterized protein isoform X2 encodes MFVILLLDAPDTDENRTRDEAAESNCSKNDVKDIPRPGPSTPVDNRKVNLVDWRAQELVSPNSPIDENRSGEVNMEASITQDDIIRAGGFGARDDIGSFLPVASDSTDFEATILDARNYEEPQGEIHRPGLGWTEATERK; translated from the exons ATG TTTGTAATCTTGTTGCTGGATGCCCCAGATACTGATGAAAACAGAACAAGGGATGAAGCAGCCGAATCCAATTGTTCCAAGAATGATGTGAAAGATATTCCAAGACCTGGTCCAAGTACTCCAGTAGATAACAGGAAAGTTAACTTGGTTGATTGGAGAGCGCAGGAACTTGTTTCTCCAAATTCTCCTATAGATGAGAACAGATCTGGGGAAGTAAACATGGAGGCTTCCATAACACAAGATGATATTATACGGGCTGGTGGCTTTGGAGCTAGAGATGATATAGGTAGCTTTCTTCCTGTTGCAAGTGATTCAACCGACTTTGAAGCAACAATCCTTGATGCTAGAAACTATGAAGAGCCTCAGGGAGAAATACACAGACCAGGCCTTGGCTGGACAGAAGCAACGGAAAGGAAGTAG
- the LOC118053152 gene encoding cytokinin dehydrogenase 1 has translation MGSPSSASRRQNNLLFLVFIMTLFFYSIPDKINLCSDQSSVSPSVIPYKSSSNTSSLETLKLDGCFSFDNIDHAAKDFGNMYHFLPAAVLHPKSVSDISNTIKHVFKMGSTSQLTVAARGHSHSLQGQAQAHQGIVINMESLQGPEMQVHTGELPYVDASGSELWIDILHETLKYGLAPKSWTDYLHLTVGGTLSNAGISGQAFKHGPQINNIYQLEVVTGKGEVVTCSENKNADLFYGVLGGLGQFGIITRARISLEPAPKMVKWIRALYDEFSKFSNDQEHLISKNSFDYIEGLVIINRTGLLNNWRSSFNPKDPLQASQFISEGKTLYCLEIAKYFNPNESDAMNQETESLLSELSYIPSTLFLSEVSYVEFLDRVHLSEIKLRAKGLWEIPHPWLNLLIPKNKIFEFAQEVFGNILTDSSNGPILIYPVNKSKWDNRTSLITPEEDTFYLVAFLSSAMPSSTGRDGLFHILAQNQRILGFCSSASLGAKQYLPHYSTQEEWQTHFGPKWEVFVLRKSTYDPMAILAPGQRIFRRK, from the exons ATGGGATCTCCATCTTCTGCTTCTAGAAGACAGAACAACCTTCTATTCCTTGTATTTATTATGACCCTTTTCTTTTACTCAATACCAGATAAAATCAACCTTTGTTCCGACCAATCTTCTGTCAGCCCAAGTGTGATTCCATATAAGAGCTCCTCCAACACCTCTTCATTGGAAACACTAAAGCTAGATGGCTGCTTCAGCTTTGACAATATCGACCACGCAGCCAAGGACTTTGGCAACATGTATCATTTCCTCCCAGCGGCAGTTCTACATCCAAAATCAGTTTCTGATATTTCCAACACTATAAAGCATGTTTTCAAAATGGGTTCCACTTCGCAGCTAACCGTTGCTGCTAGAGGCCACAGTCACTCCCTTCAAGGTCAGGCACAAGCTCATCAAGGTATAGTAATCAACATGGAATCACTTCAGGGACCAGAGATGCAAGTTCACACCGGAGAGCTGCCTTATGTGGATGCATCAGGTAGTGAGTTGTGGATTGATATTCTACACGAGACTCTTAAATACGGGCTTGCACCAAAGTCTTGGACGGACTACCTTCATCTCACCGTTGGAGGCACCTTATCAAATGCCGGAATTAGTGGACAGGCATTCAAACATGGACCACAGATTAACAACATTTACCAATTGGAGGTGGTCACAG GCAAGGGAGAAGTAGTTACCTGTTCAGAGAATAAGAACGCAGATCTCTTTTATGGTGTTCTTGGAGGACTTGGGCAGTTTGGCATCATCACTAGAGCGAGAATTTCTCTTGAACCGGCACCGAAGATG GTGAAATGGATCAGAGCACTATATGACGAATTCTCTAAATTTTCCAATGACCAAGAACATTTAATATCCAAGAATTCCTTCGACTACATCGAAGGGCTTGTAATAATAAACAGAACTGGTCTTCTCAACAACTGGAGATCCTCCTTCAATCCAAAAGACCCTCTTCAAGCCAGTCAATTTATTTCAGAAGGAAAAACTCTTTACTGTCTGGAAATTGCCAAATACTTCAACCCAAACGAGTCTGATGCGATGAATCAG GAAACTGAGAGCCTATTGTCAGAACTGAGTTACATTCCATCCACACTCTTTCTGTCAGAAGTTTCTTATGTGGAATTCCTGGACAGAGTCCACCTGTCTGAAATCAAACTCCGAGCAAAAGGTTTATGGGAGATTCCTCACCCATGGCTGAATCTTCTAatcccaaaaaacaaaatttttgaatttgctCAAGAGGTCTTTGGAAATATTCTTACAGACAGCAGCAATGGTCCCATCCTCATCTATCCGGTCAATAAGTCCAA GTGGGATAACCGAACATCCTTAATCACCCCAGAAGAAGATACTTTCTACCTAGTGGCGTTCTTATCCTCTGCAATGCCATCTTCCACAGGACGAGATGGCTTGTTTCACATTTTAGCTCAAAACCAAAGAATTCTAGGTTTCTGTTCCTCGGCTAGTCTTGGGGCCAAGCAATATTTGCCTCATTACAGCACCCAGGAAGAATGGCAAACTCATTTTGGTCCGAAGTGGGAAGTTTTTGTACTGAGGAAATCAACTTATGACCCAATGGCAATCCTAGCTCCTGGCCAACGAATCTTCAGAAGGAAATAG